A window from Anser cygnoides isolate HZ-2024a breed goose chromosome 1, Taihu_goose_T2T_genome, whole genome shotgun sequence encodes these proteins:
- the LOC106037856 gene encoding organic solute transporter subunit alpha-like isoform X1, with protein MEGEGNATLPPPCGASEPPFAWELLGSLDLAGRFLFAILTLMTLIADLVFIEEVIYIYRKIPSSKRSILIWINAAAPVIATTSCIGMWIPRSTMFTDFTAAVFFAIVIHKFLMMMIKECGGQKLFLRRFENGRFKISTGPCCCCCLCLPGVRITRQTLFWLKLGTLQFAFFRPVFMFLSIVLWTNGNYSLSNLSPKGAAIWISCFVAVLTIIALWPVGIMFQQVRVLLNCKKIIPKFALYQFVLILNHLQAAIINILAMQRIIPCAPPLSSSARGAYITHQLLIMEMFLITLMSRVVYRRRYDELEPPECACEEDGDSKQTPKIILNGAVSEDGLPGF; from the exons ATGGAGGGCGAGGGGAACGCGACCCTCCCCCCGCCCTGCGGCGCCAGCGAGCCGCCCTTcgcctgggagctgctgggca GCCTTGACCTAGCTGGTAGATTTCTCTTTGCAATCTTGACTCTGATGACGCTAATTGCTGATCTGGTATTTATAGAGGAAGTGATCTACATCTACAGGAAAATCCCCTCCTCCAAAAGATCAATCTTAATTTGGATAAATGCTGCAGCTCCA GTGATTGCTACTACCTCATGCATTGGCATGTGGATTCCTCGCTCAACAATGTTTACAGATTTCACAGCAGCAGT ATTTTTTGCCATAGTTATCCACAAGTTcctgatgatgatgattaaaGAGTGCGGGGGCCAAAAGCTGTTCCTCAGGCGGTTTGAAAATGGTCGCTTCAAGATCAGCacggggccctgctgctgctgctgcctttgcctcCCCGGCGTGCGCATCACTAG GCAAACCCTCTTTTGGCTAAAGCTGGGCACCCTCCAGTTTGCTTTCTTTCGACCCGTGTTCATGTTTCTGTCAATAGTGCTTTGGACCAATGGCAATTACAGCCTTTCTAAT ttgTCTCCTAAAGGAGCTGCGATATGGATTAGCTGCTTTGTTGCTGTCCTTACCATTATTGCTCTGTGGCCAGTTGGAATCATGTTTCAACAAGTCAGGGTTCTCCTTAACTGTAAGAAGATCATCCCTAAATTTGCTCTTTATCAG TTTGTCCTGATTCTGAACCACCTGCAAGCAGCTATTATCAACATCTTGGCCATGCAAAGAATTATCCCCTGTGCTCCACCACTCTCCTCTTCAGCAAGAGGAGCAT atataaCCCACCAGCTCCTCATCATGGAAATGTTTCTGATAACCCTAATGTCAAGGGTGGTCTATCGGAGAAGATACGACGAACTAGAGCCTCCAGAGTGTGCCTGTGAAGAAGATGGGGACAGCAAGCAGACTCCTAAGATTATCCTGAATGGTGCAGTTAGTGAAGATGGATTGCCAGGCTTTTAG
- the LOC106037856 gene encoding organic solute transporter subunit alpha-like isoform X2, whose translation MTLIADLVFIEEVIYIYRKIPSSKRSILIWINAAAPVIATTSCIGMWIPRSTMFTDFTAAVFFAIVIHKFLMMMIKECGGQKLFLRRFENGRFKISTGPCCCCCLCLPGVRITRQTLFWLKLGTLQFAFFRPVFMFLSIVLWTNGNYSLSNLSPKGAAIWISCFVAVLTIIALWPVGIMFQQVRVLLNCKKIIPKFALYQFVLILNHLQAAIINILAMQRIIPCAPPLSSSARGAYITHQLLIMEMFLITLMSRVVYRRRYDELEPPECACEEDGDSKQTPKIILNGAVSEDGLPGF comes from the exons ATGACGCTAATTGCTGATCTGGTATTTATAGAGGAAGTGATCTACATCTACAGGAAAATCCCCTCCTCCAAAAGATCAATCTTAATTTGGATAAATGCTGCAGCTCCA GTGATTGCTACTACCTCATGCATTGGCATGTGGATTCCTCGCTCAACAATGTTTACAGATTTCACAGCAGCAGT ATTTTTTGCCATAGTTATCCACAAGTTcctgatgatgatgattaaaGAGTGCGGGGGCCAAAAGCTGTTCCTCAGGCGGTTTGAAAATGGTCGCTTCAAGATCAGCacggggccctgctgctgctgctgcctttgcctcCCCGGCGTGCGCATCACTAG GCAAACCCTCTTTTGGCTAAAGCTGGGCACCCTCCAGTTTGCTTTCTTTCGACCCGTGTTCATGTTTCTGTCAATAGTGCTTTGGACCAATGGCAATTACAGCCTTTCTAAT ttgTCTCCTAAAGGAGCTGCGATATGGATTAGCTGCTTTGTTGCTGTCCTTACCATTATTGCTCTGTGGCCAGTTGGAATCATGTTTCAACAAGTCAGGGTTCTCCTTAACTGTAAGAAGATCATCCCTAAATTTGCTCTTTATCAG TTTGTCCTGATTCTGAACCACCTGCAAGCAGCTATTATCAACATCTTGGCCATGCAAAGAATTATCCCCTGTGCTCCACCACTCTCCTCTTCAGCAAGAGGAGCAT atataaCCCACCAGCTCCTCATCATGGAAATGTTTCTGATAACCCTAATGTCAAGGGTGGTCTATCGGAGAAGATACGACGAACTAGAGCCTCCAGAGTGTGCCTGTGAAGAAGATGGGGACAGCAAGCAGACTCCTAAGATTATCCTGAATGGTGCAGTTAGTGAAGATGGATTGCCAGGCTTTTAG